A portion of the Polaribacter cellanae genome contains these proteins:
- a CDS encoding SCO family protein, translating to MDFKFFKKSLPTLIFLVVFSAIAIPVFYHLLKVDKKLKVFNPVDVNPQLVDESMLHVQKNHKIADFKLINQNGKTITNEDYKDKIYIADFFFTRCKTICIAMAYNMSELQDYYKNDNDIMFLSHSVTPKMDSVSVLKKYAENKGVIDGKWNVTTGSKKHIYELARKSYFAVLDEGDGGEDDFIHTEQFVLVDKERRIRGYYDGTKKEDMEKLKKDIVLLKEEYKK from the coding sequence ATGGATTTTAAGTTTTTTAAAAAATCGTTACCAACACTTATTTTTTTAGTGGTTTTTTCCGCAATTGCAATTCCTGTTTTTTATCATTTATTAAAAGTCGATAAAAAACTAAAAGTATTTAATCCTGTAGATGTAAATCCGCAGTTGGTAGACGAATCGATGTTGCATGTTCAAAAAAATCATAAAATAGCCGATTTTAAGTTGATAAATCAGAATGGAAAAACCATTACAAACGAAGACTATAAAGACAAAATTTACATTGCCGATTTCTTTTTTACGCGTTGTAAAACCATTTGTATTGCGATGGCCTATAATATGAGCGAATTGCAAGATTATTATAAAAACGATAATGATATTATGTTTCTTTCACATTCTGTAACTCCAAAAATGGATAGTGTTTCAGTCTTAAAAAAATACGCAGAAAACAAAGGTGTAATTGATGGAAAATGGAATGTAACCACAGGTTCTAAAAAACACATTTACGAATTGGCGAGAAAGAGTTATTTTGCGGTTTTAGATGAAGGCGATGGAGGAGAAGACGATTTTATTCATACAGAACAATTTGTTTTGGTAGACAAAGAAAGAAGAATTCGAGGTTATTACGATGGCACCAAAAAAGAAGATATGGAAAAGTTAAAAAAAGATATTGTTTTGTTGAAGGAAGAATATAAAAAATGA